Proteins from a genomic interval of Pirellulales bacterium:
- a CDS encoding type IV toxin-antitoxin system AbiEi family antitoxin domain-containing protein: protein MPTTKRDQILRMLKKTRVLRPQDVEAVGISRTYLNKLHAQGILDRPSRGLYILQDDEPSEQRSLVEACRRVPRGVVCLLSALQFHGLTTQAPFEVWMAIDEKARLPRVDDPPLRIVRFSGVALTSGVQQHVVEGVNVRVYAPSKTVADCFKYRNKIGIDVAIEALRDCLKQRKATSDELWQAAKACRMTNVMRPYLEAMA from the coding sequence ATGCCTACCACCAAACGAGACCAGATTCTGCGGATGCTCAAGAAGACTCGCGTCCTCCGGCCCCAGGACGTGGAGGCGGTGGGCATCTCGCGCACTTATCTCAACAAACTCCACGCGCAAGGCATCCTCGATCGGCCGAGTCGCGGGCTGTACATCCTCCAGGACGATGAGCCCAGCGAACAACGGTCGCTGGTCGAGGCCTGCCGCCGCGTCCCCCGCGGGGTCGTCTGCCTGCTCTCCGCCCTGCAGTTTCATGGACTCACGACGCAGGCTCCGTTTGAAGTTTGGATGGCGATCGATGAAAAGGCCCGCCTGCCGCGGGTCGATGATCCGCCGCTGCGGATCGTCCGCTTTTCCGGGGTCGCCCTGACGTCCGGCGTGCAGCAGCACGTTGTCGAAGGAGTCAACGTTCGCGTCTATGCGCCTTCCAAGACCGTGGCCGACTGCTTCAAGTATCGCAACAAGATCGGCATCGACGTGGCGATCGAGGCGCTGCGCGATTGCTTGAAGCAGCGGAAGGCTACTTCCGACGAACTCTGGCAAGCCGCCAAAGCCTGCCGGATGACGAACGTCATGCGTCCTTACCTGGAGGCGATGGCGTGA